CGCTACTCAGCCTGAGCAGTAGCAGCAGTGAAGGCATTGTAGAGTTACAATATTCTATGGGTAATAATTTTCCCCAAGGAGTCAGTTTTGGTCTTCAGCATTATGAAAGTAACTGTGGCCACACTGAGGCCTGAGAATAATTGCCACTTGTGAAGCATTCACTCTCCTGAAGGTACTATACTTGGCACTTAATTCACACAACCCCCATATTATTATACTAATGTTATAAAAGTGGGTACTGAGACTGAGAGAGGTTATATTATTTTCCCCAGACCACACAAGTAGTAAGTTGGAAACTAGGAATCAGGTTGGAGAAATTTCTGCTGTTGAAGCTAGTGTTCTCTTTTAGAACCTGCAAGCACCTCACAGAGAACTGACACTTAGGACTAGTGGCTAAATTAGGTTtatttaatatcaaaataatgacaaagagAGGAGTTAagtgtcagaaatgaaagatacctaAATGTGTCATCCAACAAAATATGAGTATGCTCATTATTATCCAGATATTAAGGGCATTTTCAAATTTAGCTAATGAAATGATAACCATGGTTCGGGAAAGAACTactctgagattctgcatttacTAGGGATTTGCAGTCATGATGGGCGGTGATTGTTATTACTCACAGAAGAGACATAATGTGAGGCTTTGACAGTCCATACAGATGGAAACGTGTAAAGTGGAGTGGACGATGCAGACAACTGGGCCCCCAGCGAGAGCACCACCCAGGCCTTTCTGGGCTTCATGCATGTACCTCTGTGGCGCCCACTGTCCTGGGCAGCTTCAAGGAGGGCTTCTCCGTCCAGCCTAAGCTGAGGTCCCCAAAATGCCTCAACAGCAGCCCCCAGACCCCCATCAGCTCCCTGAAGTTCTCATCCCTTGAGGGGTTCCAGCCCAACCTTGGCCCACCAGAGAGCATGGAGCCCTCTCTACCTCCTCtcctgctgcagcagctgccaccaccacctgggagcactgtcccctgccccatcTGATCCCCACAGGGCCCAAGAAGTCAAAGAGGGGCCGTGGGTGCCCTGGGCGCTGGGAGGACGGGTAGGAATGAAGACAGCCGTTGAGGCTTCTCTCTGCAGGCGGTGAAGGCAGCAGGACCCTGGGGACTTTCGGGGTACTGGAGTGAGTGTGCGAGAGCCTGTTTCTGTGTTGGGAATGGCTGTGACCCTGAGTCATAAGCATGAAGGGCTGGCTGCGGTAATGGCTGTCCGTGAAGGAGACTCCCACGGCTGAACTGTACGCTTGCAGAATTAAAGTATCAAATcaggaggtaaaagaaaaaaaaaagatttgaatgaaagagaagttaactAATGGAATTGTACTTACACGTTAAGCCACCGGATGTCGCTGTCCTCCACAAAATGGGTTTCTAGAACAAAGGCAGAAACCTGCGTTTCTCCCGGACTAGGAAGGAGCTTCATTCTGAGATCTGAGCCATTTCAATAAAACCGAACGTAAGCAATCCACCAGGAGAATCCAGGGCGTGTGACTCTTCTAGACCGCTGACTCGAAGATTagtgaaagaggggaagggtatGTATGATGTTTGTTTACAGACTCAGAGGCCTGAGAACCCGGCACCTGCTGCTTTCGCTTCTGCTCCTCGCATCCTGGGAAACCGGGAGGGGTCAGGTCCACTACTCAGTCCCCGAGGAGGCCAAACACGGCACCTTCGTGGGCCGCATCGCGCAggacctggggctggagctgacGGAGCTGGTGCCGCGCCTGTTCCGGGTGGCGTCCAAAGGGCGCGGGGATCTTCTGGAGGTAAACCTGCAGAATGGCATCTTGTTTGTGAATTCTCGGATCGACCGCGAGGAGCTGTGCGGGCGGAGCGCGGAGTGCAGCATCCacctggaggtggtggtggagcgGCCGCTGCAGGTTTTCCACGTGGAGGTGGAGGTAAAGGACATTAACGACAACCCGCCGGTGTTCTCCGTCTCAGAACAAAAACTCTCAATACCCGAATCCCGACTGCTGGACTCCAGATTTCCGCTAGAAGGCGCATCTGACGCGGATGTTGGAGAAAACGCAGTGCTTACGTACAGACTCAGCCCAAATGAGTTTTTCATTCTTGATACTATAAGCAAAAAAGACAAAGGCAAATTCCCAGTACTTGTTCTACGAAAACTGTTGGATCGTGAAGAAAATCCTCAACTTCCGTTGTTATTAACGGCAACTGATGGAGGCAAACCGGAACGTACTGGATCTGTTTCTCTGCTGATCTTGGTCTTGGATGCCAATGATAATGCTCCTATGTTTGACCGATCCATTTATGAAGTTAAGATGTATGAAAACGCACCGAACCAAACGTTAGTAATATGGCTAAATGCTTCTGATGCGGATGAAGGAATAAACAAGGAACTGACATATTCCTTCAGCTCTTTGGTTACACCCAGCATAAGGAGGAAATTTCTGATGAATGAAAGGACAGGAGAAATAAGAGTAAATGATGCTATTGATTTTGAGGATAGTAACACGTACGAAATTCACGTAGATGTTACAGATAAAGGAAACCCACCTATGGTTGGTCACTGCACTGTCCTAGTGGAAATCCTGGATGAAAATGACAATTCACCTGAGGTGGTTGTCACTTCGCTCTCTCTTCCCGTGCGAGAGGATGCTCAGGTGGACACTGTCATCGCCTTGATCAGCGTGTCTGACCGTGACTCTGGCGTCAATGGGCAGGTGACCTGCTCCCTAACACCGCATGTTCCCTTCAAGCTGGTGTCCACCTTCAAGAATTACTATTCACTGGTGCTGGACAGCGCCCTGGACCGCGAGAGCGTGGTGGACTATGCTGTAGTAGTGACCGCAAGGGACCTGGGCTCACCCTCGCTGTCAGCCACAACCAGCGTGTCGGTGGAGGTGGCAGACGTGAACGACAACGCGCCCACGTTCGCGCAGCCCGAGTACACGGTGTTCGTGAAGGAGAACAACCCGCCCGGCTGCCACATCTTCACGGTGTCCGCGCGGGACTTGGACGCGCAGGAGAACGCGCTGGTGTCCTACTCGCTGGTGGAGCGGCGGGTGGGCGAGCGAGCGCTGTCGAGCTACGTGTCTGTGCACGCGGAGAGCGGCAAGGTGTTCGCGCTGCAGCCTCTGGACCACgaggagctggagctgctgcagtTCCAGGTGAGCGCGCGCGACGCGGGCGTGCCTCCTCTGGGCAGCAACGTGACGCTGCAGGTGTTCGTGCTGGACGAGAACGACAACGCGCCCGCGCTCCTGCCGCCTGGGGCGAGAGGCGGGGGCGGCACAGTGAGCCAGCCAGTATCTCGGTCTGTGGGCGCGGGCCATGTGGTGGCGAAGGTGCGCGCGGTGGACGCGGACTCTGGGTACAACGCGTGGCTGTCTTATGAGCTGCAGCCGGCGGCGGATGGTGCTCGCAGCCCATTCCGCGTGGGGCTGTACACGGGCGAGATCAGCACAACGCGCAACCTGGATGAGGCGGACACTCCGCGCCAGCGCCTTCTGGTGCTGGTGAAGGACCACGGGGAACCGGCGCTTGCGGCCACGGCCACCGTGCTGCTGTCCCTTGTGGAGAGCAGCCAGGCGCCAAAGATCTCGTCGCGAGTGTCTTCCAGCCCCGCGAGCTCGGACACAAGCCTGGTGGACGTGAACGTGTACCTAATTATCGCCATCTGCGCGGTGTCCAGCCTGTTGGTGCTCACGCTGCTGCTGTGCGTCGCGCTGCGGTGCTCCGCGCCGCCCACCGAGGGCGCGTGCGCGCCGGGGAAGCCGGTGCTGGTGTGCTCCAGCGCGGTGGGGAGCTGGTCGTACTCGCAGCAGAGGCGGCAGAGGGTGTGCTCTGGGGAGGGCCCGCCCAAGACGGACCTCATGGCCTTCAGCCCCAGCCTTCCGCCCTGCCCAGTGCCAGTGGCGGAGGTGGAAGAACAGTCTGTTGGAGGGGATCACTCTAAAAAGGTGGGTATTACTTTTTACTGctaattttcat
The genomic region above belongs to Phyllostomus discolor isolate MPI-MPIP mPhyDis1 chromosome 13, mPhyDis1.pri.v3, whole genome shotgun sequence and contains:
- the LOC114509084 gene encoding protocadherin alpha-10 isoform X7, with the protein product MMFVYRLRGLRTRHLLLSLLLLASWETGRGQVHYSVPEEAKHGTFVGRIAQDLGLELTELVPRLFRVASKGRGDLLEVNLQNGILFVNSRIDREELCGRSAECSIHLEVVVERPLQVFHVEVEVKDINDNPPVFSVSEQKLSIPESRLLDSRFPLEGASDADVGENAVLTYRLSPNEFFILDTISKKDKGKFPVLVLRKLLDREENPQLPLLLTATDGGKPERTGSVSLLILVLDANDNAPMFDRSIYEVKMYENAPNQTLVIWLNASDADEGINKELTYSFSSLVTPSIRRKFLMNERTGEIRVNDAIDFEDSNTYEIHVDVTDKGNPPMVGHCTVLVEILDENDNSPEVVVTSLSLPVREDAQVDTVIALISVSDRDSGVNGQVTCSLTPHVPFKLVSTFKNYYSLVLDSALDRESVVDYAVVVTARDLGSPSLSATTSVSVEVADVNDNAPTFAQPEYTVFVKENNPPGCHIFTVSARDLDAQENALVSYSLVERRVGERALSSYVSVHAESGKVFALQPLDHEELELLQFQVSARDAGVPPLGSNVTLQVFVLDENDNAPALLPPGARGGGGTVSQPVSRSVGAGHVVAKVRAVDADSGYNAWLSYELQPAADGARSPFRVGLYTGEISTTRNLDEADTPRQRLLVLVKDHGEPALAATATVLLSLVESSQAPKISSRVSSSPASSDTSLVDVNVYLIIAICAVSSLLVLTLLLCVALRCSAPPTEGACAPGKPVLVCSSAVGSWSYSQQRRQRVCSGEGPPKTDLMAFSPSLPPCPVPVAEVEEQSVGGDHSKKPRQPNPDWRYSASLRAGMHSSVHLEEAGILWAGPGGPDQQWPTVSSATPEPEAGEVSPPVGAGVNSNSWTFKYGPGNPKQSGPGELPDKFIIPGSPAIISIRQEPTNSQIDKSDFITFGKKEETKKKKKKKKGNKTQEKKEKGNSTTDNSDQ